The Prevotella sp. oral taxon 299 str. F0039 genome has a segment encoding these proteins:
- a CDS encoding LrgB family protein: MASFFSNQYIILALTFGAFFCARRLQQRTGWILLNPIFVAIVVIICYLKITKVPFSVYRENAQLIEFWLKPAVVALGVPLYMQFKAIQRLWFPLMVAQFIGTCVGVVSAVLVAKIFGASKLVVISMAAKSVTTPIAMEVTTSIGGIPALTAAVVVITGILGAIMGFKTLYYGHVNSPIAQGLSMGSATHAVGASTAMIHSPKYGAFASLGIILNGIFTSLLAPTLLRLMGLL, encoded by the coding sequence ATGGCAAGTTTCTTTTCTAACCAATATATTATATTAGCACTCACCTTTGGTGCGTTTTTTTGCGCTCGTCGTTTACAACAACGCACTGGCTGGATTTTACTTAATCCTATTTTCGTTGCCATTGTTGTAATTATTTGCTATTTAAAGATAACCAAAGTTCCTTTTTCTGTATATCGAGAGAATGCCCAACTCATTGAGTTTTGGCTCAAACCTGCCGTTGTTGCTCTTGGGGTTCCTTTGTATATGCAATTTAAAGCCATACAACGTTTGTGGTTTCCACTTATGGTAGCCCAGTTTATTGGCACCTGTGTGGGAGTGGTTAGTGCTGTTCTTGTGGCGAAAATCTTTGGTGCATCAAAGCTTGTTGTTATCTCTATGGCAGCCAAATCGGTAACAACTCCTATCGCAATGGAGGTCACTACATCTATAGGAGGTATCCCTGCACTTACCGCTGCCGTTGTTGTTATCACTGGAATACTAGGTGCTATAATGGGATTTAAGACGCTTTACTATGGTCATGTCAATAGTCCTATCGCTCAAGGCTTATCAATGGGCTCGGCAACTCACGCTGTAGGAGCCTCAACTGCCATGATTCACAGTCCTAAATATGGTGCTTTTGCCAGCTTAGGAATCATTCTTAATGGTATTTTCACATCGTTATTAGCTCCCACCTTATTACGACTAATGGGTCTTTTATAA
- a CDS encoding PEP/pyruvate-binding domain-containing protein, protein MTNQPQHQWSKFYLKDVTFANLMMRRIYNVLIVANPYDAFMLEDDGRIEEKIYNEYMELGMRYPPTFTQVSTIEEAEDILEKTNIDLVICMPGNADNDAFDVARAIKCKFTTIPCVVLTPFSHGITKRMQNEDLSIFDYVFCWLGNTNLILSIIKLIEDKMNIEQDIAEAGVQMILLVEDSIRFYSSILPHLYSFILAQSKRLSTEALNRHAAILRQRGRPKVVLARTYEEAIALYNKYRDNTLGVISDARFPFKGEKDPEAGLKLLTEIRKYDEYIPLIMQSAESENREKAEKAGFRFVDKNSKKMSLDLRHLMEEHMGFGDFIFRDPKTRKEIMRIGTLKELQDNIFTIPNDSMHYHISRNHMSRWLCARAIFPVSAFLKDITWHKLQDVDTHRQIIFDAIVQYRHMKNIGVVAVFDRYKFDQYAHFARIGEGSLGGKGRGLAFLDNIIKTNTEFEQWQGVSVQIPKTLVLCTDIFDQFMEKNNLYHIALSNISDEEILNHFLKAELPQQLREDFITFFKATNTPIAIRSSSLLEDAHYQPFAGIYSTYMIPHLNNQELMLNMLESAIKGVYASVYYKDSKAYMTATSNVIDQEKMAVILQEVVGKTYDHYFYPTISGVLRSINYYPIGNEMAEEGIASLALGLGKYIVDGGLTLRVSPHHPHQVLQTSETEIALRETQTRFNALDLNDIDLLFKVDDGFNIKNLRVKEAENHGSLTYISSTYDAYDQIIREGFYPQGRKIISFTGVLQQGVFPLPELLQIAQRCGADAMKRPIEIEFACNINEDRTGSLYLLQIRPIVDSKQMLSEDVTKIDDSQCVLRSHNSLGHGIINDITDIVYVKTDDSFTAANNYYVANDIERLNKSFADENKNYILIGPGRWGSSDHWLGIPVKWPHISAAKLIIETSLTNYRIEPSQGTHFFQNLTSFGVGYFTIDENSKQGFIQQQILDEMPAVEETKYVRHVRFPHPLRIVMDGKCQEGAVLFPLIS, encoded by the coding sequence ATGACTAATCAACCGCAACACCAATGGAGCAAATTTTATCTTAAAGATGTGACCTTTGCCAACTTAATGATGCGACGCATCTATAACGTTTTGATTGTGGCTAACCCCTATGATGCCTTTATGCTTGAAGATGATGGGCGCATTGAAGAGAAGATATACAATGAGTATATGGAGCTTGGAATGCGCTATCCGCCTACATTTACGCAGGTGAGTACTATAGAAGAGGCTGAAGATATATTGGAAAAAACCAATATAGACCTTGTTATTTGTATGCCTGGTAATGCCGACAACGATGCTTTCGACGTGGCAAGAGCCATTAAATGCAAGTTCACAACTATCCCATGTGTTGTGTTAACGCCCTTTTCTCACGGTATAACAAAGCGTATGCAGAACGAAGATTTAAGTATTTTCGATTATGTTTTCTGCTGGTTAGGCAACACAAACCTCATTCTTTCAATCATAAAACTGATTGAAGACAAGATGAATATCGAACAAGACATTGCAGAAGCAGGTGTTCAAATGATTCTACTTGTCGAAGACTCTATTCGCTTCTACTCGTCTATTCTCCCCCATTTATATAGTTTCATTCTAGCACAAAGTAAGCGTTTATCTACCGAAGCGTTAAATCGTCATGCTGCAATTCTACGCCAGCGTGGTCGCCCAAAAGTGGTTTTGGCTCGTACTTATGAAGAGGCAATTGCTTTATACAATAAATATCGTGATAATACTCTTGGTGTTATTAGCGATGCACGCTTTCCTTTTAAGGGCGAAAAAGACCCAGAAGCAGGCTTAAAGCTGTTAACTGAGATTAGGAAATACGACGAATATATACCGCTTATCATGCAAAGTGCAGAGTCGGAGAATAGAGAAAAGGCAGAGAAAGCTGGATTCCGATTCGTAGATAAGAACTCTAAAAAGATGAGTTTAGACCTCCGTCACCTCATGGAAGAGCACATGGGATTTGGCGATTTCATCTTTCGTGACCCAAAAACACGAAAGGAAATTATGCGAATTGGTACGCTAAAGGAACTTCAAGATAATATCTTCACCATTCCAAACGACTCTATGCACTACCATATATCACGCAATCACATGAGTCGTTGGCTATGTGCTAGAGCCATATTTCCTGTATCTGCATTCTTAAAAGACATCACTTGGCATAAATTACAAGATGTTGATACGCACCGACAGATTATCTTTGACGCCATAGTTCAATATCGCCACATGAAGAATATCGGTGTTGTGGCTGTCTTCGACCGCTATAAATTCGACCAATATGCACACTTTGCACGCATTGGAGAGGGTTCTTTGGGCGGAAAAGGCAGAGGTCTTGCATTCTTAGACAATATCATTAAAACCAATACTGAGTTCGAACAATGGCAAGGAGTGAGTGTACAAATACCCAAAACGCTGGTACTTTGTACTGATATCTTCGACCAATTTATGGAGAAGAACAATCTTTACCACATTGCATTAAGCAATATTTCGGACGAAGAGATATTGAATCACTTCTTAAAAGCGGAGCTTCCACAACAGTTAAGAGAAGACTTTATCACTTTCTTTAAAGCCACTAACACCCCAATAGCCATTCGTTCGTCATCGCTTTTGGAAGATGCTCACTACCAACCATTCGCTGGTATATACTCAACTTACATGATTCCGCATCTCAACAATCAAGAGTTGATGCTCAATATGCTCGAATCTGCCATTAAAGGGGTGTATGCTTCGGTGTATTATAAGGACTCAAAGGCTTATATGACGGCTACAAGTAATGTGATAGACCAAGAGAAAATGGCTGTGATTCTGCAAGAAGTGGTGGGCAAAACCTACGACCACTACTTCTATCCAACCATTAGTGGGGTGTTAAGATCTATCAACTACTACCCCATTGGCAACGAAATGGCAGAAGAAGGCATTGCTTCTTTGGCATTAGGATTGGGTAAATACATTGTAGATGGAGGCTTAACGCTTCGTGTTTCGCCACATCATCCACACCAAGTGCTACAAACAAGTGAAACAGAAATAGCTCTTCGAGAAACGCAAACACGCTTTAATGCACTCGATCTTAATGATATTGATTTGTTATTTAAGGTAGACGATGGTTTTAATATCAAGAATTTGCGGGTGAAAGAGGCTGAAAACCATGGTTCTTTAACCTATATTTCATCTACATACGATGCCTACGACCAAATCATTCGTGAAGGTTTTTACCCACAAGGGCGTAAGATTATCTCTTTTACAGGCGTGCTTCAACAAGGCGTTTTCCCACTTCCTGAGTTGCTACAAATTGCTCAACGCTGTGGAGCAGATGCGATGAAACGACCCATTGAAATTGAGTTTGCCTGCAACATCAACGAAGATAGAACGGGAAGTTTATATCTATTGCAAATAAGACCCATTGTGGATAGCAAGCAAATGTTAAGCGAAGACGTAACAAAAATAGACGATTCGCAATGTGTTTTACGCTCACACAACTCGTTAGGACACGGCATTATCAATGATATCACAGATATTGTGTATGTTAAAACAGACGATTCTTTCACTGCCGCCAATAACTATTACGTTGCAAACGACATTGAACGATTGAACAAAAGCTTTGCAGATGAGAACAAAAACTATATTCTTATAGGACCAGGACGATGGGGTTCGAGCGATCATTGGTTGGGAATACCAGTTAAATGGCCTCATATTAGCGCAGCAAAGCTCATTATTGAGACCTCACTTACGAATTATCGCATCGAACCTAGTCAGGGAACGCACTTCTTTCAAAACCTAACTAGTTTTGGAGTAGGCTACTTTACGATTGATGAAAACAGCAAACAAGGATTCATTCAACAACAAATTCTCGACGAAATGCCTGCTGTTGAAGAGACTAAATATGTGCGACATGTACGTTTTCCACATCCTCTTAGAATAGTAATGGACGGAAAATGTCAGGAAGGTGCAGTGCTTTTTCCTTTAATCAGCTAA
- a CDS encoding replication initiation protein, with protein MNLLCSIEEFRKMFSLEKKFKAVADIERFVLEVAQKELDESSPYSFTWERQEVSSRGCNGKKVVGYTFYPKFIQKNKDPQLEKKELQAKVGNIAGAYGMLDRTVSDYLLYNLNMTKEEINANKALFLTAQQTLPNLVEHLADLRERAARSGKGTGWIINGLKGKIK; from the coding sequence ATGAATTTGTTATGCTCTATCGAGGAATTCCGTAAAATGTTCTCACTTGAAAAGAAATTTAAGGCGGTTGCTGATATAGAAAGATTTGTTCTTGAAGTAGCCCAAAAGGAACTTGACGAAAGCAGCCCTTATTCGTTCACGTGGGAAAGGCAGGAAGTTTCATCGAGGGGGTGCAATGGAAAGAAAGTCGTTGGTTATACGTTCTATCCAAAGTTTATTCAGAAGAACAAAGACCCACAGCTTGAAAAGAAAGAACTGCAAGCAAAGGTCGGCAACATTGCAGGTGCTTATGGTATGCTTGATAGAACTGTATCTGATTATCTTCTGTACAATCTGAATATGACCAAAGAAGAGATAAACGCTAACAAAGCTTTGTTCTTGACGGCTCAACAGACATTGCCAAACCTTGTCGAACACCTTGCAGACCTAAGAGAAAGAGCTGCACGAAGTGGCAAAGGCACTGGCTGGATTATCAATGGACTAAAGGGAAAAATAAAATAA
- a CDS encoding metallophosphoesterase — translation MNNKSLLILVFFVLQVMNSWAQKTFAFHNNRFRIAQFTDLHWDPQSAKCDSTRNTMLKILQREKPDIAILTGDVVTEKPYEKGWKQIIEIFETAHIPFVVTMGNHDAEHFSRDEIYHILFTSKLYSGIPSPEDISGNGNCALPIYASNTANARPKAVLYCIDSNDYQPDKDLGEYDWIHFNQIEWYRRTSEAFTLKNNNRPLPSLMFFHIPLVEYHNVLERGDYQGKYEDDGIWSARINSGMFGSLVDKKDVIGVFAGHDHQNDLIGLERKIALGYGRVSGYDAYGALKPGARIIELYEDLFKFDTWIATNDGNSDYFYYPSGLSSKDEEQLTLMPALSVQPKQNGISYRYYEGNMRQTADILKATLKQQGVMPNFTINEDGSKDHFGYIYSAYIKVPESGVYRFYTYSDDGSRLFIDGVEIVNNDGGHSARRAEGKANLAVGFHKLELHYFENYMGQALEVGFSTKDITERTIAPSMLWIDGEVKKKK, via the coding sequence ATGAACAATAAATCATTACTTATACTTGTCTTTTTTGTTCTTCAAGTGATGAACAGTTGGGCTCAAAAAACTTTTGCATTTCACAATAATAGATTTCGAATTGCCCAGTTTACAGATTTGCATTGGGACCCACAATCTGCCAAGTGTGATTCAACCCGCAACACAATGCTTAAAATATTACAACGAGAAAAACCTGATATTGCAATACTAACAGGAGACGTTGTCACAGAGAAACCATATGAAAAGGGTTGGAAACAAATCATCGAAATATTTGAAACAGCTCACATTCCTTTTGTTGTTACAATGGGAAATCATGATGCAGAGCATTTCTCAAGAGATGAGATATATCATATTTTGTTTACTTCTAAACTCTATTCTGGTATCCCTTCTCCTGAAGATATAAGTGGAAATGGTAATTGTGCTTTGCCTATATATGCTAGTAATACTGCAAATGCAAGACCTAAAGCAGTTCTTTATTGTATAGATTCTAATGATTATCAGCCAGATAAGGATCTTGGAGAGTATGATTGGATACATTTCAATCAAATAGAATGGTATCGTCGCACATCAGAGGCTTTCACTTTGAAAAACAACAATCGTCCTCTTCCTTCACTAATGTTTTTTCATATTCCTTTAGTAGAATATCACAATGTCCTAGAAAGAGGTGATTATCAAGGTAAATATGAAGATGATGGCATTTGGTCGGCACGTATCAATAGTGGAATGTTCGGTAGTTTGGTAGATAAAAAAGATGTTATAGGTGTTTTTGCAGGCCACGATCATCAAAATGATCTTATAGGATTAGAGCGTAAAATTGCCTTAGGCTATGGTAGAGTAAGTGGTTACGATGCTTATGGAGCATTAAAACCAGGTGCAAGAATAATTGAGTTGTATGAAGACTTGTTTAAGTTTGATACATGGATAGCCACCAACGATGGTAATAGTGATTATTTCTATTACCCATCTGGTTTATCTTCAAAAGATGAAGAACAATTAACTCTTATGCCTGCTCTTTCTGTTCAGCCTAAACAAAATGGTATTTCTTATCGTTATTACGAAGGAAATATGAGGCAAACTGCTGATATTTTGAAAGCAACGTTAAAGCAACAAGGTGTTATGCCTAACTTTACTATCAATGAAGATGGCTCAAAAGACCATTTTGGCTATATCTATTCTGCTTATATAAAGGTGCCAGAAAGTGGGGTTTATCGTTTCTATACTTATTCAGATGATGGCTCAAGACTATTTATAGACGGCGTAGAAATCGTAAATAACGATGGTGGTCATAGTGCGAGACGTGCCGAAGGTAAAGCGAATTTGGCAGTAGGTTTCCACAAGTTAGAACTTCATTATTTTGAAAATTATATGGGACAAGCTCTTGAAGTTGGCTTTTCTACAAAAGATATAACCGAAAGAACCATAGCTCCATCAATGCTTTGGATAGATGGAGAAGTGAAAAAGAAAAAGTGA
- a CDS encoding trehalase family glycosidase: MPSGSPLYKLPYKNTYVMETLVAENSYRTQKPQTTLPGTFEQAKKMLPQPYWENHNDEIAMYWHAWKLALSNICHPKENSGFVNSYIAPAYNGNIFMWDDAFITMFCRYGQRFFPFQATLNNFYAKQHPDGFICREIRADGSDCFSRYDPTSTGPNILPWSEWLYFTQYGDEARLNKVFPVLAAYYKWLKLNRTWRNGTYWSSGWGTGMDNMPRVKDPYNTIYSNGHMVWLDACLQQIMVANILLKMGFYLERWQEIETFEDDIKQLSAYIERNMWNKDLQFLCDQYADDSLSNVKGIYAYWALHTDVLSKERLDQLVAHLNDTTSFNRPHRTPSLAASNPKYKANGRYWLGGVWPGTNYMLISGLTQKGYRQLAFDIAMNHYNNVFKVYKDTGTFWEYYAPEDAKPGFMARKDFVGWTGLPPISVLIEYIFGIRANLQQHEVTLDVTLTDAYGIKKYPFGENGSIDIKVEKRNDKSVKPKVTITTNEPFKLLLLWGNNKKEFEVRKGTITI, translated from the coding sequence ATGCCCTCAGGGTCGCCTCTTTACAAGCTTCCTTATAAGAATACCTATGTTATGGAGACGCTTGTAGCAGAGAATTCTTATCGAACACAGAAACCCCAAACAACTCTTCCTGGTACTTTCGAACAAGCAAAAAAAATGCTTCCACAGCCTTATTGGGAAAATCATAACGACGAAATTGCGATGTATTGGCATGCTTGGAAGTTGGCTTTGAGCAATATTTGTCACCCAAAAGAGAACTCAGGATTTGTAAATAGCTACATTGCACCTGCTTATAACGGTAATATTTTTATGTGGGACGATGCTTTTATCACAATGTTCTGCCGTTATGGACAACGCTTTTTCCCTTTTCAAGCAACACTAAATAATTTTTATGCAAAGCAACATCCAGATGGATTTATTTGCAGAGAAATAAGAGCTGATGGCTCAGATTGCTTTAGTCGCTATGATCCAACAAGCACAGGACCTAATATTTTGCCTTGGTCTGAGTGGCTATACTTCACTCAATATGGCGATGAAGCACGCTTAAATAAAGTCTTTCCCGTTCTTGCAGCTTACTATAAGTGGCTCAAATTGAACCGAACTTGGCGCAATGGAACCTATTGGAGCAGTGGTTGGGGAACAGGAATGGACAACATGCCACGTGTGAAAGACCCCTATAACACCATTTATAGCAATGGACATATGGTGTGGTTAGATGCTTGTTTACAACAGATAATGGTGGCAAACATCTTATTGAAGATGGGATTCTATCTCGAAAGATGGCAAGAAATAGAGACATTCGAAGACGATATAAAGCAACTTTCTGCCTATATTGAACGCAATATGTGGAACAAAGATTTGCAATTCCTATGCGATCAGTATGCAGACGACAGCTTAAGCAATGTAAAAGGAATCTATGCCTATTGGGCTTTGCATACAGATGTACTCTCAAAAGAGCGTCTTGACCAGCTTGTTGCTCACTTAAATGACACAACATCTTTCAATCGACCTCATAGAACACCATCTCTTGCAGCATCAAACCCAAAGTATAAGGCGAATGGAAGATACTGGTTAGGAGGTGTTTGGCCTGGAACTAACTATATGTTGATATCGGGTTTAACTCAAAAAGGATATCGACAACTAGCCTTTGATATTGCAATGAACCACTATAATAACGTCTTTAAGGTGTATAAAGATACTGGAACCTTTTGGGAATACTATGCTCCTGAAGACGCAAAGCCTGGCTTTATGGCTCGAAAAGATTTTGTTGGTTGGACTGGTTTACCTCCTATTTCTGTTTTAATAGAATATATTTTTGGTATAAGAGCTAATCTTCAACAGCATGAAGTTACTCTTGATGTAACCTTGACAGATGCTTATGGTATCAAAAAATATCCCTTTGGCGAAAATGGAAGTATCGATATTAAAGTTGAAAAACGTAATGATAAAAGTGTGAAACCTAAAGTAACAATTACTACAAATGAGCCGTTCAAACTTTTATTATTATGGGGAAACAATAAAAAAGAATTTGAGGTAAGAAAAGGAACTATAACTATTTAA
- a CDS encoding DNA-binding transcriptional regulator has protein sequence MIRIIFLTDFTETYSHSLLLGVQKYAKEQSQESWVICRMPPSYKQQYGIEGVVQWALNWKANAIIGRFEQNDNIELLLQHGIAVIAQDFKQRFNSIPNITGDYIATGEMAARFFLQRGFKHFAFLGYRNIVWSDERFWGYKQEIIQQGINNNIFIYDNQKLDSFWFDDLPKLSSWIKNLPSHTALFCCDDNQANNALEVCRLSGIKVPQDIAILGVDNDKMIADLSDPKLSTIRLDIEDGGYKTAQFIEKSITNKELIRSNHNIYIKPVSVINNASSDIFATKDKYILQVLDFIKCNINHSINVKDILAQVPLSRRLLEIRFKEATGTSVYHYIIDCRIDYFASLLETTNLPICDIIIQLGINNYGSFSQLFKARKGTTPQCYRNRNK, from the coding sequence ATGATACGCATCATCTTCTTAACAGATTTCACAGAAACCTACTCGCATTCGTTGCTTTTAGGCGTACAAAAATATGCCAAAGAACAGTCTCAAGAATCGTGGGTTATATGCCGTATGCCCCCTTCTTATAAACAACAATATGGCATAGAAGGTGTAGTTCAATGGGCATTAAACTGGAAAGCCAATGCAATTATTGGTAGATTTGAGCAAAACGACAACATAGAACTACTTTTACAGCACGGAATAGCAGTAATTGCGCAAGATTTTAAGCAACGTTTCAATTCTATTCCCAATATAACTGGCGACTACATTGCTACTGGTGAGATGGCTGCACGTTTCTTTTTGCAACGTGGTTTCAAGCATTTTGCATTTCTTGGATATAGAAACATCGTATGGAGTGATGAACGTTTTTGGGGCTATAAACAAGAGATTATACAGCAAGGAATAAACAATAATATTTTTATATACGACAACCAAAAGCTTGATTCTTTTTGGTTTGACGATCTACCTAAACTCTCTTCTTGGATAAAAAACCTACCATCTCATACTGCTTTGTTTTGTTGTGATGACAATCAAGCTAACAATGCACTCGAAGTGTGTAGACTATCAGGTATAAAAGTGCCACAAGACATTGCCATATTAGGAGTTGATAATGATAAAATGATTGCCGACTTATCCGACCCAAAGCTATCAACTATTCGATTAGATATTGAAGATGGAGGTTATAAAACAGCTCAATTTATAGAAAAATCTATAACAAACAAAGAGCTAATTCGTAGTAATCACAATATTTACATTAAACCTGTATCAGTTATTAACAATGCTTCTTCAGACATATTTGCTACAAAAGACAAATATATCTTACAAGTATTAGATTTCATTAAATGCAACATCAACCATTCTATCAATGTTAAAGACATTCTTGCACAAGTGCCATTGTCTCGTCGTTTACTTGAGATACGTTTCAAAGAAGCCACAGGAACATCGGTATATCACTATATTATAGATTGTAGGATAGACTATTTTGCGTCTTTATTAGAAACAACTAACCTTCCAATCTGCGACATCATCATTCAACTTGGAATCAATAATTACGGAAGCTTTTCACAATTATTCAAAGCAAGAAAGGGCACAACTCCTCAATGTTATCGCAATAGAAACAAGTAG
- a CDS encoding CidA/LrgA family protein codes for MARQFFIIFGCLAIGEFIVWLTGIKLPSSIIGMLALTALLKFNIVELSWVQKLSEFLISNLGFFFVPPGVAIMLYLDLIQKEFIPIIMATVISTISVLIATGQAHQLVIKIERIIIKNKILQTRKQRRSKKEE; via the coding sequence ATGGCACGACAATTCTTTATTATCTTTGGTTGCTTAGCCATAGGCGAGTTTATTGTTTGGCTAACGGGCATCAAACTGCCTTCGAGTATCATTGGAATGCTTGCGCTAACAGCCCTCTTAAAGTTCAATATCGTAGAACTTTCGTGGGTTCAAAAACTATCAGAATTTTTGATATCTAACCTTGGTTTCTTCTTTGTTCCACCAGGAGTAGCTATCATGTTGTATTTAGATTTAATTCAAAAAGAATTTATTCCAATTATCATGGCAACGGTTATCAGTACCATTAGTGTACTTATTGCCACCGGACAAGCCCATCAATTGGTGATAAAAATAGAAAGAATAATTATTAAAAATAAAATTCTTCAGACTAGAAAACAAAGAAGAAGCAAAAAAGAAGAATAG
- a CDS encoding outer membrane beta-barrel protein has protein sequence MKKLFATFLLLTISSLAFAQKKTVQVEAGITYPIGLKKNGNKENHIGFYANGIYNFTNSPLSAKLRLSYDSYTVVMNEYSNSPFNGRSLVILPSVNYNFPTSSKVEFYAGVGAGVSIDNMDRGVFNNGKKCHAVCAPQLGVNIINHINISAQYNITQKDFSRLMLGIGYIF, from the coding sequence ATGAAAAAACTTTTTGCAACATTTTTACTGCTTACGATTTCTAGTCTAGCATTTGCTCAAAAAAAGACTGTTCAGGTAGAAGCTGGTATTACTTATCCGATTGGATTGAAAAAAAACGGTAACAAAGAAAATCATATAGGCTTTTATGCTAATGGCATATATAATTTTACTAACAGTCCATTGAGTGCCAAACTTAGATTAAGTTATGACAGCTATACAGTGGTAATGAACGAATATTCTAATTCTCCTTTCAATGGAAGATCATTAGTTATTCTGCCATCTGTTAACTATAACTTTCCGACATCATCAAAGGTAGAGTTCTATGCAGGTGTAGGTGCAGGAGTCTCTATTGATAATATGGATCGCGGTGTGTTTAATAATGGAAAAAAATGCCATGCTGTATGTGCTCCTCAATTAGGAGTAAATATCATAAACCATATAAATATTTCTGCTCAATATAACATTACTCAGAAAGATTTTTCTAGGTTGATGTTAGGTATTGGATATATTTTTTAA
- a CDS encoding ROK family protein — translation MQTSISIDLGGTNIRVAKVCNNEIVSIKKEACNAQGTEQEVLQQIRLMIDELIDSNVQTIGFGIPSIVDTEKGIAYNLVNIPSWLEVHIRTYFENLYHLPIKVDNDVNCFVLGEQRFGCLKDFKDVVGITLGTGVGAGIIINGELYRGLKTGAGEIGCLPYLDDCYETYCSSGFFSKHNTTGEQLFQDAINSDATAKQLWKEFGYHLGKLLQVVYYTYAPQAIVIGGGLSQASEFFYEAMRKSLHEGFIYPNELNDSTIRFSTLANSNLLGASCLP, via the coding sequence ATGCAAACATCTATCTCAATAGACCTTGGAGGAACTAATATTAGAGTGGCTAAGGTCTGTAATAATGAAATAGTAAGTATCAAAAAAGAAGCTTGTAACGCACAGGGAACTGAACAAGAGGTTCTTCAACAAATCCGACTAATGATTGATGAACTTATCGATTCTAATGTACAAACAATAGGATTTGGAATTCCTTCGATTGTTGATACAGAGAAAGGAATAGCCTATAACCTCGTAAATATACCCTCATGGTTAGAAGTACACATTCGTACTTACTTTGAAAATTTATATCATTTACCAATAAAAGTAGATAATGATGTTAATTGTTTTGTTCTTGGCGAACAGCGTTTTGGTTGTTTAAAAGACTTCAAAGATGTGGTAGGAATTACTCTTGGAACTGGAGTTGGTGCTGGAATCATCATAAATGGAGAATTATATAGAGGTTTAAAAACTGGTGCAGGTGAAATAGGTTGCCTCCCATATCTTGATGATTGCTATGAAACTTATTGTAGTAGTGGTTTCTTTTCAAAGCATAATACTACGGGAGAGCAACTTTTTCAAGACGCTATAAATAGTGATGCAACAGCCAAACAATTATGGAAAGAATTTGGATATCATCTTGGAAAACTTCTACAAGTGGTGTATTATACCTATGCGCCGCAAGCAATTGTTATTGGAGGAGGGCTTTCTCAAGCATCAGAATTCTTTTATGAAGCAATGAGAAAGTCGCTTCACGAGGGCTTTATTTATCCAAATGAATTGAACGACTCTACCATTCGTTTCTCAACGCTAGCTAATAGTAATTTATTAGGTGCGTCATGTCTTCCTTAA